The Novipirellula artificiosorum genome includes a window with the following:
- a CDS encoding lipopolysaccharide biosynthesis protein yields MASSKTSAATHTSFAADSLAMGMMVVLAMTIIQRALGFFRGIWFCRLMDDTVVGGWAMAFDFIIMITPVMLFGMPGSLPRYVETYRQQGHLRSLVRRLLITSIACGGIFLTAMVAFPDFFSWLIFLDANNRSLTHSVAVGVLSIIAFNFVHQLVSSLRQIRIGSLMQFLQSVLFTVIGVAWLMTGGGLEGLILSFAVASLIAILPGAWILWRGWGGLPASDSPFDAPSMWRRLLPYAAALWTMNLLSNLFEMSDRYMILHFTGGGEQVGQAAVGQYHSGRIFPVLLISLATMISGVLLPYLSADWESGHREAVVERLRKILAAVSVIFTVGSATVLLIAPWLFANLLQNRYADGLALMPMAFVFYIWSSLATIGQDYLWVSERGKLVGLAITVGLIVNVILNTLLLPTLGLQGAVIATLCSHAVVLTGVWIAMARCGFRFDLAMILITLLPATLLLGPVTALICMMLTIAASSQLKAWLVEGVDIGVAKLARRNRELQFKL; encoded by the coding sequence GTGGCATCTTCTAAAACGTCCGCCGCAACCCACACCTCCTTCGCTGCGGATTCGCTGGCGATGGGGATGATGGTCGTTTTGGCGATGACGATCATCCAGCGAGCCCTCGGTTTCTTTCGGGGCATTTGGTTTTGCCGCTTGATGGACGACACCGTCGTGGGCGGTTGGGCGATGGCTTTTGATTTCATCATCATGATCACGCCGGTGATGCTGTTTGGGATGCCCGGATCGTTGCCGCGCTATGTCGAAACGTACCGCCAACAGGGCCACTTGCGGTCTTTGGTCCGTCGCTTGCTGATCACATCCATCGCATGTGGCGGGATCTTCTTGACCGCCATGGTTGCGTTCCCCGATTTCTTCAGCTGGCTGATTTTTCTCGATGCCAACAACCGCTCGCTGACGCACAGCGTTGCCGTGGGGGTTTTGTCGATCATCGCTTTCAACTTCGTTCATCAACTGGTTTCGAGTTTAAGGCAAATTCGCATCGGTTCGCTGATGCAGTTCTTGCAGAGCGTGCTGTTCACCGTGATCGGTGTCGCTTGGCTGATGACTGGTGGCGGACTGGAAGGATTGATCCTGAGCTTCGCCGTCGCGTCGTTGATCGCAATCTTGCCAGGAGCGTGGATCCTTTGGCGCGGTTGGGGCGGATTGCCCGCAAGCGACTCGCCATTTGATGCTCCGTCGATGTGGCGACGGTTGTTGCCCTATGCCGCCGCGCTGTGGACGATGAACTTACTTAGCAATCTGTTTGAGATGTCCGATCGCTACATGATCTTGCATTTTACTGGCGGCGGCGAACAAGTTGGACAGGCCGCGGTGGGTCAGTATCACAGCGGTCGCATCTTTCCGGTCTTGTTGATCAGCTTGGCGACCATGATCAGCGGCGTGCTGCTGCCGTACTTGTCCGCCGACTGGGAATCCGGGCACCGCGAAGCCGTGGTCGAGCGGCTGCGCAAGATCTTAGCGGCCGTTTCGGTGATCTTCACGGTGGGCAGTGCCACGGTGCTGCTGATCGCGCCGTGGTTGTTTGCAAACCTACTTCAAAATCGATATGCCGACGGTTTGGCACTGATGCCCATGGCATTCGTCTTCTACATCTGGTCCTCGCTGGCGACGATCGGACAAGACTACTTGTGGGTATCGGAGCGAGGCAAGCTCGTTGGCCTTGCGATCACGGTTGGCTTGATCGTCAACGTGATTCTTAACACGCTGTTGTTGCCCACGCTCGGATTGCAGGGCGCCGTGATTGCGACGCTGTGTTCCCACGCGGTGGTATTGACGGGCGTCTGGATCGCGATGGCTCGATGCGGTTTCCGTTTTGACTTGGCGATGATTCTGATCACGCTGCTTCCGGCCACCTTACTTTTGGGCCCCGTAACGGCGCTGATTTGCATGATGCTCACGATTGCCGCAAGCAGCCAACTTAAAGCATGGTTGGTCGAAGGCGTTGACATCGGTGTGGCCAAACTTGCCCGTCGCAATCGCGAGTTGCAGTTCAAGCTATAA
- a CDS encoding sugar phosphate isomerase/epimerase family protein has translation MKYGMNLLLWNGEVTDAQMPVCEQLKAIGFDGVELPMFNLDLDYAKIGKQLDDLGLERTAVTIRVEEDNPISADKSVRAKGVELNKKTLDCCAAAGAQSLVGPYHSAIGLFSGAGPTEDEWKWGVESMREMAEYAEKVGVMLGVETLNRFECYFLNAHADTARFVREVDHPSCGMMYDTFHCNIEEKSIPAAVKAGGDKLVHIHISENDRSTPGEGNIRWKQNFDAIAETGYDGWMVIEAFGLALPEIAAATKIWRKMFKDEITLATNGLKFMRSEVEKRK, from the coding sequence ATGAAGTACGGCATGAATCTCCTTCTATGGAATGGCGAAGTCACCGATGCACAAATGCCGGTGTGTGAACAGCTGAAAGCAATCGGATTCGACGGAGTTGAGTTACCGATGTTCAACTTGGACCTCGACTACGCGAAAATCGGCAAGCAGCTCGATGATCTCGGGCTCGAGCGAACCGCGGTCACGATCCGTGTCGAGGAGGACAACCCCATTTCGGCGGACAAAAGCGTGCGTGCCAAGGGCGTCGAGCTCAACAAGAAGACGCTCGATTGCTGCGCCGCCGCTGGCGCTCAGAGCCTGGTCGGACCGTACCATTCGGCGATCGGCTTGTTTAGCGGCGCGGGTCCGACCGAGGACGAGTGGAAGTGGGGTGTGGAAAGCATGCGAGAAATGGCCGAGTATGCTGAAAAAGTGGGTGTCATGCTCGGCGTGGAAACACTCAATCGATTCGAGTGTTACTTTCTGAACGCTCATGCGGACACCGCTCGTTTTGTTCGCGAAGTCGACCATCCGTCATGTGGCATGATGTACGACACCTTTCACTGCAATATCGAAGAAAAGAGCATTCCCGCCGCCGTCAAAGCGGGCGGTGATAAATTGGTTCACATTCACATTAGTGAAAACGATCGCAGTACGCCCGGCGAGGGAAACATCCGTTGGAAGCAAAACTTTGACGCGATTGCGGAAACCGGCTACGACGGATGGATGGTGATTGAAGCCTTCGGGTTGGCGCTCCCCGAAATTGCCGCTGCAACCAAGATTTGGCGCAAGATGTTCAAGGACGAAATCACGTTGGCAACCAATGGATTGAAGTTCATGCGGTCCGAAGTCGAAAAACGAAAGTAA
- a CDS encoding histidine kinase — translation MNEAPSRRVIFLSGDLMFASRVRGAAETAGFAFEFGGSLPEGDLSSVRFVILDLSTRSGLVPNLVTEVAQRCCEAKLMAYGPHVQIARLKEAREAGVPVVLTRGQFDGALATLFQ, via the coding sequence ATGAACGAAGCCCCTTCCCGTCGTGTGATCTTTCTCTCGGGAGACCTGATGTTTGCGTCGCGAGTTCGCGGCGCGGCCGAAACGGCTGGGTTTGCCTTTGAATTCGGCGGATCCTTGCCCGAGGGTGATTTGAGTTCCGTGCGTTTTGTGATTCTCGACTTGTCCACGCGCAGCGGGTTGGTCCCGAACCTCGTCACCGAAGTGGCACAGCGATGCTGCGAGGCGAAACTGATGGCCTACGGACCGCATGTTCAAATCGCTCGGCTCAAAGAGGCGCGCGAAGCAGGCGTTCCGGTCGTGTTGACCCGAGGCCAATTTGATGGGGCGCTCGCAACCTTGTTCCAATAG
- a CDS encoding HEAT repeat domain-containing protein, with protein MADTIELRSGGHVSGQVRRFEEKKIDIVDVDDDIRIAFPTSRVRRVVSSDKLSEYRQKAAEAGEDAEEHYQLAIWCLRNISDSPETYKRFHMQMAIRFDPEHSNARASLDYVKENNRWIRYSDLQRSRGMISVARKWMLPEAAAIEKLKDSTNIDAKQWIREIDRLLRMVLRKNTKSAEAFEALKAIEDPLAAAAIGDQLIKGNHDRGLKLLWIELLGRFQTTTAVKALVHAGLQENDDVVREAALEQLQNFGSASAVASYARMLRSNRKSDVTRALRSLSFFPDIELAPLYINALVTKHSLTRQVGGGTSAGFGDTGGGGFSAGSTTQTFTDYQENPGALTLLKMVEPGADFGYDKQAWREYFAAKRGSYSGDLRRDP; from the coding sequence CGAGCTTCGTAGCGGCGGGCACGTTAGCGGTCAGGTCCGCCGCTTCGAAGAAAAGAAGATCGACATCGTCGACGTGGACGATGACATCCGAATTGCCTTCCCGACCAGCCGCGTTCGGCGAGTGGTGTCGTCGGACAAGTTATCGGAGTACCGGCAAAAAGCGGCCGAAGCAGGTGAGGACGCAGAGGAGCACTATCAGTTGGCGATTTGGTGTTTGCGAAACATCTCCGATAGTCCTGAAACGTATAAACGGTTCCACATGCAGATGGCGATCCGCTTTGACCCAGAGCATTCCAATGCACGAGCGTCGCTCGATTACGTCAAGGAAAACAATCGATGGATCCGCTACAGTGACTTGCAGCGTTCGCGAGGCATGATTTCGGTCGCACGCAAGTGGATGCTTCCCGAGGCGGCGGCGATCGAGAAGTTGAAAGACTCCACCAATATCGATGCAAAGCAGTGGATTCGAGAGATCGATCGGTTGTTAAGGATGGTTTTGCGGAAAAACACCAAATCAGCTGAAGCCTTCGAGGCACTCAAAGCGATTGAGGATCCGTTGGCAGCCGCGGCGATTGGTGACCAATTGATCAAGGGAAATCACGATCGGGGATTGAAACTTCTCTGGATCGAATTGCTGGGACGTTTTCAGACCACAACCGCCGTCAAGGCCTTGGTGCATGCGGGCCTGCAAGAAAACGACGATGTGGTTCGTGAAGCGGCGCTGGAACAATTACAAAACTTTGGAAGCGCTTCGGCCGTCGCGTCGTACGCGAGGATGCTTCGCAGCAACCGCAAGTCGGATGTCACGCGTGCGCTACGTTCGTTGAGTTTTTTCCCGGATATCGAACTGGCACCGCTATATATCAATGCATTGGTGACCAAGCATTCGCTCACGCGACAAGTGGGCGGTGGAACCTCCGCTGGGTTCGGTGACACCGGTGGCGGTGGCTTTTCGGCCGGTAGCACGACGCAGACCTTTACCGACTATCAGGAGAATCCAGGAGCATTGACGTTATTGAAAATGGTCGAACCTGGAGCCGATTTCGGCTACGACAAGCAGGCATGGCGAGAGTACTTTGCTGCCAAGCGAGGCAGCTACAGCGGTGATTTACGGCGAGATCCGTAG